GCATTATCTTGCATTTGCCGCAGGTAGTGGCATCACGCCTTTGCTGTCCATCATCAAGACTACGCTGCAGACAGAACCGCACAGCAAATTTACTCTGGTGTATGGCAATCGGGCATCATCGACAGTCATGTTCAAGGAAGAATTGGCAGCGCTGAAAGACAGCTATCTGCAGCGCTTGAACCTGATTTACATCATGAGCCGCGAGCAGCAGGACATAGACTTGTTTAATGGCCGCATCACTGCTGAAAAATGCCTGAACTTGTTTGACCGATGGATAAGTGTAGACGACATGGATGCCGCCTTTATCTGCGGGCCGGAAGAAATGATGCATGCCGTCAGCGCAGCCCTGCAGCAGCGTGGCATGGCGAAAGAGCAGATCAAGGTCGAGTTGTTTGCCGCCAGCATACCGGCGCACCGGCATGTCGCCAGCGCCAAGCCTTTGCCAGGTAAATCATCCTGTGCCGTGACGATTATCATGGATGGTCATCACACGCATTTTGACATGGAAAAAGACAAGGAATCTGTACTGGATGCCGCCCTGAAGCTGGGGCATGATATGCGTTATTCCTGCAAGGGCGGTGTGTGTTCTACCTGTCGCTCCAAAGTCGTGGAAGGCAAGGTCGATATGGACAGGAATTACGCCCTGGAAGATTATGAAGTAGCACGCGGATTTGTGCTGACCTGCCAGAGTTTCCCGGTCAGCGATACCCTGACCCTGGATTTTGATAGCGAGAATTGAATGGACTATTCCCACATCCTGTTTTACATCGGCGAAGGCATAGCCCACCTGACCCTGAACCGTCCTGAAAAACTCAATAGTTTCAACGTTGCCATGCATCTGGAAATTCAGGATGCTCTAGAAAAATTGCGGGCTGATGCTTCGGTGCGCGTCCTGGTATTGACCGGTGCCGGGCGCGGCTTTTGTGCGGGCCAGGATTTATCTGATCGTGCCGTAAAGGGAGACAATGCGGTCGACGCTGCGCCACCTGACCTAGGTGAGTCAGTAGAAAAATATTATGCGCCGCTGGTACTTGCCTTGCGCGCGTTGCCCATCCCGGTTATTTGCGCAGTGAATGGCGTAGCAGCCGGTGCTGGTGCCAACCTGCCGCTGGCTTGCGACATCGTATTGGCGGCGCGTTCTGCCAGTTTTGTTGAAGTCTTTTGCAAACTGGGTCTGATACCAGATACTGGCGGCACATACTTCTTGCCACGCGCCCTGGGCACAGCCAGAGCCATGGGCGCAGCCATGTTGGGCGGCAAAATCAGTGCCGAACAGGCAGAGCAATGGGGCCTGATCTGGAAGTGTGTGGATGATGATCAGTTGCAGGCTGAAGCCATGGCTATGGCCAAGCATTTTGCATCAGCCCCCACCAAGGGGCTGGCCTTCACAAAGCAGGCAATCTATGCCAGCCCGCAGCATACTTTGGAGCAGCAATTGACTCTGGAGACCAATATGATGCGTGAACTGGGACAAAGTCAGGACTATCGTGAAGGTGTTGCTGCGTTTGTAGAGAAGCGCACCCCCCAGTTTGTTGGCAAGTAAGTTTGATCTACCCAAGGAAAAGCATAGATGAGCACAGAGACCATGCAATTTGCCAAAGACAGCCAGCACATGGCAGAACTCACTGCCGCCGCCATGTTCGCTAGCGATGCCGCAACGCGCGGTCTGGATATGCAGATAGTGCATGTAGCTGAAGGGACAGCATCACTCAGCATGATGATCAGGCCCGACATGCTGAACGGGCACAAGACTTGTCACGGTGGGTATTTGTTTACCCTGGCCGACAGTGCATTTGCCTTTGCCTGCAACAGCCGGAATCAGGTAACTGTTGCGGCCGGATGCAGCATAGAATTTCTGTCACCAGGGCGCGAGGGTGATGTCATCACCGCGACGGCGACAGAACAATCATTGACTGGCCGCACCGGCATCTACGATGCGCGCCTGACGAATCAGCATGGCCAATTGATCGCGCTGTTCCGTGGCA
This is a stretch of genomic DNA from Undibacterium sp. KW1. It encodes these proteins:
- the paaE gene encoding 1,2-phenylacetyl-CoA epoxidase subunit PaaE, whose translation is MSKFYPLTVSQIRPETRDAVVLSFAVPADLQTQFTYREGQHLTLRAKIAGEDVRRSYSICSAVQDGQLRVAIKRVLGGAFSNWVHDCVRTGMEIEVMPAMGHFNLPLAAEHEKHYLAFAAGSGITPLLSIIKTTLQTEPHSKFTLVYGNRASSTVMFKEELAALKDSYLQRLNLIYIMSREQQDIDLFNGRITAEKCLNLFDRWISVDDMDAAFICGPEEMMHAVSAALQQRGMAKEQIKVELFAASIPAHRHVASAKPLPGKSSCAVTIIMDGHHTHFDMEKDKESVLDAALKLGHDMRYSCKGGVCSTCRSKVVEGKVDMDRNYALEDYEVARGFVLTCQSFPVSDTLTLDFDSEN
- the paaG gene encoding 2-(1,2-epoxy-1,2-dihydrophenyl)acetyl-CoA isomerase PaaG codes for the protein MDYSHILFYIGEGIAHLTLNRPEKLNSFNVAMHLEIQDALEKLRADASVRVLVLTGAGRGFCAGQDLSDRAVKGDNAVDAAPPDLGESVEKYYAPLVLALRALPIPVICAVNGVAAGAGANLPLACDIVLAARSASFVEVFCKLGLIPDTGGTYFLPRALGTARAMGAAMLGGKISAEQAEQWGLIWKCVDDDQLQAEAMAMAKHFASAPTKGLAFTKQAIYASPQHTLEQQLTLETNMMRELGQSQDYREGVAAFVEKRTPQFVGK
- the paaI gene encoding hydroxyphenylacetyl-CoA thioesterase PaaI gives rise to the protein MSTETMQFAKDSQHMAELTAAAMFASDAATRGLDMQIVHVAEGTASLSMMIRPDMLNGHKTCHGGYLFTLADSAFAFACNSRNQVTVAAGCSIEFLSPGREGDVITATATEQSLTGRTGIYDARLTNQHGQLIALFRGKSHKLNAEVVPGLVLEENAIPN